The stretch of DNA GTAGGGTTTTGCCATCCATAGCAAAGGTGTCTGGTACATAAAGCACAAGCAGGAATACCCAGAATACCGATATTTTTTTCAATGCCACACTCCAAATTTCTGCATCTATTTATTAGCATAGTCTAGAAATCTTTGAGCGCTAGATTAAAAAAGAAGTGGGATTAAAAGATAGGTATTCGCTTATACCTATCTTAGATGCTAACCAGGACTATTGGACCTTAGTTATTATTGAAGTCTTCGTGTGAGTGACGTTCGGGCAGCTGCTCACTTTCGTCACCCCATGTTTTATTGACCATTTTTCCGCGTTTAACTGCAGGTCTTTGTTCAATTTTTTCAGCCCAAGCAACCAGGTTTTTGTAGCTACTTACGTCTAAAAATTCTGCAGCGTCATAAAGATGGCCAAGTACTAGTGCGCCATACCAAGGCCATATTGCCATATCAGCAATTGTATAATCTTTACCAATCATATATTCATTATTGGCTAAATGTTTGTCCAAAACATCTAACTGACGTTTTGTTTCCATCGTAAAGCGGTCGATTGGATATTCAAATTTTTCTGGCGCGTACGCATAAAAATGACCAAAACCACCGCCGAGATATGGGCCGCTGCCTACCTGCCAAAATAACCAAGACAAACAGGCTGCTCGATCCTCCGCTGAGCTTGGAATGAAGGCGTTAAATTTTTCTGCTAGATGGAGCAGTATTGCACCTGACTCAAAGATATTAATGTTTTTATTGCCAGACTTATCCACTAACGCCGGTATCTTAGAGTTTGGATTAACAGATACAAAACCACTACTGAACTGCTCTGCGTCTTGAATTTTTATTAGGTGTGCATCGTACTCCGCGTCTTGAAACCCTGCAGCTAACAGCTCTTCAAACATTACCGTAACTTTTACTCCGTTAGGTGTTGCCAATGAGTACAGTTGAAAAGGATGTTTACCAACGGGTAGCGTTTTTTCAAATCGAGCACCTGAATCCGGTCGGTTGAGACTCGCCCATTCACCACCATTTTCTTTTTCCCAGGTCCACACTTTTGGTGGGTTGTACGTATTATTCGCCATAAAACCTCCTATTTTTAGAGTGTTACGTTACAACTTAAGTTTTAGATGAACCCTTTGTTAATTAATAAATATCACCTATCAACTCTAAGTGAGTGAGGAAAAGGCGGACATCTAACTCAAGTTGATGATAATCCGGCAACATATATTCGCAAAGCTTATAGAACGCTTTGTTGTGTTCTGCTTCTTTAAAATGTGCAAGTTCATGAACCACTATCATAGCTAAAAATGGTTCTGGTGCATTTTTAAATATAGAACTAATTCGTATTTCATATTTACGTTTTAATTTATTTCCCTGCATACGAGCAATACTCGTGTGTGTACCAAGGGCGTTTTTAACAACGTGTAACTTGTTGTCGTATTCGACTTTGCTAACAGGAAGGCTTTTTTTTAAGTGTTGAGATTTTTTATCTAACACATAATCTCGCAACAATTTATCATTCTTAAACTGATGCGATTTAGGGTATTTTTTTAACAAGTAGGCCGTCAACTTTTGCTCGCTAAGTAATCTTTCTACCGAGTTAATTATTGACGGTGGATAGTGACTGATATATTTAAGCTTGTTACTGGTCAAGTCTCATATATTCCTATTAGTTGAAAATGGTTTCAGCCCAACGACTTAAACCTGCGGTGACACTACCAAAATGATCACCAATTACCACAGGCTTATTATTAAACTTTGATTTAATAAACTCATTAATGACCGGCGATTTCGCAGTACCACCAGTTACAAATATCACGTCTGGCTCTACACCGCCTTGTTGCACGGCATCAGTCATAAGTGTGGCAATGCTATTTAATTGATTTTCAGACGCGGTAAGAAACAATTCACGATCTACATTTTGTGCTAAAGAAGGTGTTAGGTAACTTAGATCAATATTAACATTTGAAGCGTCTGTCAGCGCAATTTTTGCTTGCTCGGCACTGTTAACTAATTGGTAACTTAACTTTTCATCGTACGCTTTGAGGAGTCTAGATAATATTTCTGGTTGCTCAGAGTCTCGCATCAATTGCTTTAAAAATCGCCCATTACTTTCACTGTAGAAGTCTGTTTGTGCATTCACATCATTAATTGCAACCGCTTTAAAGTAGCTATTAACTGGCATCGGCTTGCCCGACTTTAACTTTCCATTCATGCCTAAATTAGGCATGACACCTTTGAGCGCTAGCTGGATATCAAAATCATTACCACCAACTCTTAAACCACTATGCCCTAATAATGCATCGCTTCGGTCAGTTTTATTCTTCAGTTCTGGCCCCATAAGCAACATAGAGCAGTCGGTCGTACCACCGCCTATGTCTACGACTAATACTCGAGTTTCTTTGGTTAGGCTTGCTTCGTATTCGAAACCTGCCGCTACAGGCTCAAATTGAAATTCAATATCTTTATAACCAACATGTCTAGCAGCATTTGTTAGAACGTCGATGGCTTGTTTGTTACTTTGTTCGCTATTTCGTCCTTGGAAGTTAATTGGTCTACCAATGACTACTTTTGTTACTTCGCGTTCTAATTGCTTTTCTACTAAATTTTTTACATGCGCCATCATAGAGGCAACAATATGTTCGAAAAATACAATTTGTTGAGGTAGCAGCCCGCTGGTACCTAAAAATGATTTAGGTGATTTTATATAATAACCTTCACTTGGATCTTCTAAATACCTGGCCAGGGCCTGTTTACCAAAAGATAAATGCTCCGCTATACCATCATAACGAAGATCTTCTAAAGCTTCCTGCCCTTTTGATATGAGGTATCTGCGTGAGTCTAAGAAGGTTTGTTGATGAGCATCATTGATATTTTTATGTAACCAGTTCGCAATAACGTCACGACTAGGAGCGTATAACGACGACGCCATGAATTTTCCATGCTCGCCCAATGTTAACATTTCCGGTCGCCCATTTTGCATTGTCGCAACCGCGCAATTCGATGTCCCGTAGTCAAAACCTATCATTAAAACTGCTACTCACTTTGAAAATAAAGGGCGCGGAGTTTACAGGATATCTAACTGACTTTCACCTTTAGTTTGCCGTGCATATAACGTCATTGACTGTAGTTAATTTTCATTGGACATAAAAAAAGCCAGAATGCTGATTTTATCTAGCTATTCTGACTCTTTGTGGTTCTACACGAACCTAATAATGGTGCGGTTGGAGGGACTTGAACCCTCACGTCCTTTCGAACACAGCGACCTCAACGCTGCCTGTCTACCAATTTCAGCACAACCGCTAAATCATTATGCGTTACAGTTAGTTTACAGGAACTTCGTCCGAACCGTCTGTTTTAGGCGCATCACCGACAGGAATTTCTGAAGGTAATTCTGACTGTGCAGCTGGAGCTGTTTCTGTAGGCACAGAAAGGTCACTAAACTCATCTTCTTGCTTAACAGAATTTGCTGTCATGCTTCCTAAGAAGATACTTAGGATAAAAAATGCTGTCGCTAAAAATGTTGTGGTTTTTGTTAAGAAGTTACCAGAACCGCTTGAACCAAATAATGTTGCTGACGCACCGGCACCGAATGATGCACCCATATCAGCGCCTTTACCTTGTTGAATTAAAATTAATCCAACTAGAGCGATCGCTATGATCAAGTATACTACTATTAAAATCTCGTACATGCTTTTACCTTAAGCTACTGCGTTTTTACAAATGTTTGTGAACGCTTCCACATCTAAACTCGCGCCACCAATGAGGCCGCCGTCGATGTTTTCCTTGGAAAACAATTCTTCACTATTTTCTGCCTTAACGCTACCACCATATAAAATGCGCGTTAAGTCTGCTAATTCTTGGCTATATCCCGCTAATGTTTTACGAATCATTGCGTGAACTTCTTCAGCCTGTTCGCCACTGGCGGTTTTACCTGTGCCTATCGCCCATACAGGCTCATAAGCAAAAACAACACTATCAGAGTAATTTGGTAATGCGTCAATAGCTGATTTAACTTGTTCAGTTATAACGGCTGTTGTTTCACCATTTTCTCTTTGCTCGTCTGTTTCACCAACACAAATAATTGGTATAAGTCCGGCAGCAAGTGTTGCTAAAACTTTCTTCGCAACGACATCATTTGTCTCACCAAATAAGGAGCGACGCTCTGAGTGACCTACAATAACATACTGACAGCCAACATCCCTCAACATTCTTCCAGAAATTTCGCCGGTGTAAGCACCAGAGTCATGAACCGAAATCGTTTGAGCGCCTTTTTTAACGCCTTGTGTATCTTCAGAAAGATAGACAAACGGAGGACATATTACTGTTTCTACACTATCAGCATCTAGTTGTTGGATACTGCTAACCATATCTGTTAACAATTGGCGGTCGCCATTAAGCTTCCAATTCGCCACAACAAGCGGTAATCGAATGGCCATTAGCCTCTCCTTTATTTAAGCGGCGAGATATTAACAAACTGCGCCAAAAGTACAAGTAATGGATTCGTTATTCTGCATGAGCGGCGACTTTTTCGGCGACTTTTTGCGCAACTTCTTTTATTAATTTCGCATCTTTACCTTCGGTCATAACTCTTATTAACGGCTCGGTACCAGATTTACGAATTAATATACGACCTTCATCGCCTAATTCCACCTCAGCAGCTTGTATTGCTAGTTTAACTTCTTCAACTTCTAATGGGTATTTGTTTAAGCCAGTTCGAACATTGATTAGTTTTTGTGGGTATTTTTCCATACCAGACTTTAGTTCTGACAATGTCATGCCGGTGTCAACAATCGCCGCCAATATTTGCACTGCTGAGATTGTGCCATCGCCCGTTGGGATATGATCTAAATTAATGACATGACCAGACGATTCTCCACCAATAGTCCAACCATTTTCTTTGAGCAATTGCATAACGTATCTGTCGCCGACATTAGCGCGTTTAAAAGGAATACTTAAGTTTTTAAGCGCGACTTCTAAACCTAAATTAGACATCAACGTACCAACAACACCACCTTTTAATTCGCCTTTTTTCAAAGCCTGACGGGCGAGGATGAATACAAGTTCGTCGCCATCAACTTCAATACCGTTCTCATCAACCATGATAAGTCGGTCACCATCACCATCTAATGCAATGCCAACGTCAGCGTTATGCTGGATTACAGCTTGTCTTAAGGCATCTGTATGAGTTGCACCACAATGATCGTTAATATTTAATCCGTTCGGCTCGGCAAAGATCGAAATTACTTCTGCGCCAAGTTCTCTAAATACATTCGGTGCAATATGATAGGTTGCACCATTGGCTGTATCGACAACTACTTTCATGCCTTTTAATGAATCTTCTGAGAAGCGGCTTTTACAGAATTCTATGTAGCGGCCAGCAGCATCATTTATTCTGAATGCTTTACCTAATTTTTCCGACTCAACGCACGTTAAAGGTTGCTCTAACATGCTTTCAATTTCATGCTCTACGTCGTCCGGTAATTTAGTTCCCTCTGCTGAGAAAAACTTTATTCCGTTATCGTAATAAGGGTTATGTGATGCACTAATAACAATCCCCGCATCTGCGCGGAATGTTTGAGTTAAATAAGAGATAGCAGGCGTTGGCATAGGGCCTAACAAACCAACGTCGACACCAGCAGCAATTAGTCCAGATTCTAAGGCGGTTTCTAACATATAACCTGAAATACGGGTGTCCTTCCCAATGAGTACTTTTCGATTACCGTTGCTAGCAAAAACTTTGCCTGCAGCCCAGCCTAATTTTAACGCAAACTCTGGAGTGATTGCGCCTTGACCTACTAAGCCTCGAATACCGTCTGTACCGAAATACTTTTTACTCATCAATAATTCCTTTGCTCATTGCATTGTATATAGTTACTGCCTGTTGAGTTTCTGCAACGTCGTGAACTCGAAGAACATTAGCGCCTTTTGTCAGGGCTAATGTGGCAGCGATTACGCTTCCCAACATTCTATCATTTGTTTCTACATTTAATAAATTACCAATCATGGATTTTCTTGATAAACCTGCCAGTATGGGCAATTTATATGTAACAAATTGATCAAGATCATTTAGAAGCTGATAATTATCGGCTAATGTTTTACCAAAACCGAAGCCAGGATCAAGCCATAACCTGCTCTTTTCAATACCCGCATCGCCACATTCTGTGATTTTTTCATCAAAGAATATTTTTATGTCCGAGATCAAGTCTCGATATGTGGGCTTGTTTTGCATAGTTTGTGGCGTACCCTGCATATGCATTAGACAAATTGGAACATCCGATTGTGCTACTACCTCCATAGTGCCGGGCTGACTGAGAGCGCAAACGTCATTAATAACGTCAATGCCTGCCGTTAAACCTTCTGACATTACCTCTGCTTTTGAGGTATCTAACGAAATTTTACAATTGAATTCAGACTTGAGCTTTTTTATGACGGGTATAACTCGAGCAAGTTCAGTTTGAACATCAACTTTTGGTGCGCCTGGTCGGGTAGATTCGCCACCAATATCTATTATGCCTGCGCCTGCCATTAACATTTGTTCGGCTTGCTTAACGGCTGTATCAATTGAATTAAAACGCCCACCATCTGAAAAAGAATCTGGTGTCACATTTAACACGCCCATAATGACGGGGCTTGAAGTTACGTCTAATACTGACATAATTCTGGTCTCTAAATAGATTGTTTACATACCAATAAATCAAAAAAGGCCCCTTAAAGGAGCCTTTTCAAACTAGAACTAACTTAAGCGTCTTTTGGTTGCTCAGTGTTGGATGACGCACCATCTTCAGACTTTTTGTCTTCCGATTTCGTTTCATCTGAGTTACTTGGCTTGTCGCCTTTATCACTCCAACCAGCTGGCTCACGTACTTCTCTACGGGCCATTAGGTCATCGATTTGTTTCGCATCAATGGTTTCATACTTCATTAATGCATCTTTCATCGAGTGCAGAATATCCATGTTATCAAGAAGAATTTGACGCGCTCTATCATAATTCTTATCAATTATCGCACGCACTTCTTTGTCAATTAGGCGAGCGGTTTCGTCTGAAATATTCTTATGTTTCGCTGAGCTTCTGCCCATGAATATTTCACCTTCTTCTTCTGCATACAGCAACGGTCCTAATTTATCCGATAGGCCCCATTGTGTAACCATTTTTGACGCTAAATCTGTCGCTCTCTCAATATCATTTGACGCACCGGTAGATACTTTCTCATCTCCGTAAATAATTTGCTCAGCGAGGCGACCACCGTAAAGGCTAGAAATATTACTCTCAAGGTGTTGTTTAGAATGACTAAAACGATCCTTTTCAGGCAAGTACATCGTCACACCTAGCGCACGTCCACGAGGAATAATACTCACTTTATAAACTGGGTCATGTTCTGGAACCATACGACCAACAATTGCATGGCCGGCTTCGTGATATGCAGTCATTTCTTTTTCTGCATCATCCATAACCATGGTTTTACGTTCAGCGCCCATCATGATTTTGTCTTTGGCTTTTTCAAAGTCGGTCATATCAACTAAGCGTTTATTGCTTCGCGCTGCGAACAAAGCAGCTTCGTTGACTAAGTTAGCTAAGTCTGCACCAGAAAAACCAGGTGTTCCTCGGGCTATTAATGCAGGTTCAACATCATTACCAAGTGGAACCTTACGCATATGAACATTTAAGATTTGTTCACGGCCACGTACATCTGGTAAACCAACAACAACTTGACGGTCAAATCGCCCTGGGCGCAGTAACGCCGGATCTAATACGTCAGGCCGGTTAGTTGCCGCAATAACGATTATCCCCTCGTTGCCTTCAAAACCATCCATTTCAACAAGCATCTGGTTAAGCGTTTGCTCTCTTTCATCATGACCACCGCCCATACCAGCGCCACGTTGACGACCAACAGCATCGATCTCATCAATGAATATAATACACGGCGCAGCTTTTTTAGCTTGCTCAAACATATCTCGCACGCGAGATGCACCGACACCAACAAACATCTCGACAAAATCAGAACCAGATATAGCAAAAAATGGTACTTTCGCTTCACCGGCAACGGCTTTAGCTAGCAATGTTTTACCTGTACCAGGCTGACCTACCATTAAGACGCCTTTTGGTATCTTTCCGCCTAATTTTTGGAACTTAGATGGGTCTTTTAAATAGTCGACCAACTCTTGAACTTCTTCTTTGGCTTCATCACAACCAGCAACGTCTTTAAATGTTGTTTTGATCTGATCTTCACCCATTAAGCGGGCTTTACTTTTACCAAACGACATAGCACCTTTGC from Psychrosphaera aestuarii encodes:
- the yghU gene encoding glutathione-dependent disulfide-bond oxidoreductase: MANNTYNPPKVWTWEKENGGEWASLNRPDSGARFEKTLPVGKHPFQLYSLATPNGVKVTVMFEELLAAGFQDAEYDAHLIKIQDAEQFSSGFVSVNPNSKIPALVDKSGNKNINIFESGAILLHLAEKFNAFIPSSAEDRAACLSWLFWQVGSGPYLGGGFGHFYAYAPEKFEYPIDRFTMETKRQLDVLDKHLANNEYMIGKDYTIADMAIWPWYGALVLGHLYDAAEFLDVSSYKNLVAWAEKIEQRPAVKRGKMVNKTWGDESEQLPERHSHEDFNNN
- the folP gene encoding dihydropteroate synthase, encoding MSVLDVTSSPVIMGVLNVTPDSFSDGGRFNSIDTAVKQAEQMLMAGAGIIDIGGESTRPGAPKVDVQTELARVIPVIKKLKSEFNCKISLDTSKAEVMSEGLTAGIDVINDVCALSQPGTMEVVAQSDVPICLMHMQGTPQTMQNKPTYRDLISDIKIFFDEKITECGDAGIEKSRLWLDPGFGFGKTLADNYQLLNDLDQFVTYKLPILAGLSRKSMIGNLLNVETNDRMLGSVIAATLALTKGANVLRVHDVAETQQAVTIYNAMSKGIIDE
- the ftsH gene encoding ATP-dependent zinc metalloprotease FtsH, whose amino-acid sequence is MSDMAKNLIIWLVVAVALMSVFNNITPSESAGGAENYTQFIKDVRQGQIREVKISDRQIKGIKRSGEKFETLIPTAYDKDLLNDLIENDVRIIGVPPEEPSLFTSILISWFPMLLLIGVWIFFMRQMQGGGGKGAMSFGKSKARLMGEDQIKTTFKDVAGCDEAKEEVQELVDYLKDPSKFQKLGGKIPKGVLMVGQPGTGKTLLAKAVAGEAKVPFFAISGSDFVEMFVGVGASRVRDMFEQAKKAAPCIIFIDEIDAVGRQRGAGMGGGHDEREQTLNQMLVEMDGFEGNEGIIVIAATNRPDVLDPALLRPGRFDRQVVVGLPDVRGREQILNVHMRKVPLGNDVEPALIARGTPGFSGADLANLVNEAALFAARSNKRLVDMTDFEKAKDKIMMGAERKTMVMDDAEKEMTAYHEAGHAIVGRMVPEHDPVYKVSIIPRGRALGVTMYLPEKDRFSHSKQHLESNISSLYGGRLAEQIIYGDEKVSTGASNDIERATDLASKMVTQWGLSDKLGPLLYAEEEGEIFMGRSSAKHKNISDETARLIDKEVRAIIDKNYDRARQILLDNMDILHSMKDALMKYETIDAKQIDDLMARREVREPAGWSDKGDKPSNSDETKSEDKKSEDGASSNTEQPKDA
- a CDS encoding M48 family metallopeptidase is translated as MTSNKLKYISHYPPSIINSVERLLSEQKLTAYLLKKYPKSHQFKNDKLLRDYVLDKKSQHLKKSLPVSKVEYDNKLHVVKNALGTHTSIARMQGNKLKRKYEIRISSIFKNAPEPFLAMIVVHELAHFKEAEHNKAFYKLCEYMLPDYHQLELDVRLFLTHLELIGDIY
- the tpiA gene encoding triose-phosphate isomerase — its product is MAIRLPLVVANWKLNGDRQLLTDMVSSIQQLDADSVETVICPPFVYLSEDTQGVKKGAQTISVHDSGAYTGEISGRMLRDVGCQYVIVGHSERRSLFGETNDVVAKKVLATLAAGLIPIICVGETDEQRENGETTAVITEQVKSAIDALPNYSDSVVFAYEPVWAIGTGKTASGEQAEEVHAMIRKTLAGYSQELADLTRILYGGSVKAENSEELFSKENIDGGLIGGASLDVEAFTNICKNAVA
- the glmM gene encoding phosphoglucosamine mutase, which translates into the protein MMSKKYFGTDGIRGLVGQGAITPEFALKLGWAAGKVFASNGNRKVLIGKDTRISGYMLETALESGLIAAGVDVGLLGPMPTPAISYLTQTFRADAGIVISASHNPYYDNGIKFFSAEGTKLPDDVEHEIESMLEQPLTCVESEKLGKAFRINDAAGRYIEFCKSRFSEDSLKGMKVVVDTANGATYHIAPNVFRELGAEVISIFAEPNGLNINDHCGATHTDALRQAVIQHNADVGIALDGDGDRLIMVDENGIEVDGDELVFILARQALKKGELKGGVVGTLMSNLGLEVALKNLSIPFKRANVGDRYVMQLLKENGWTIGGESSGHVINLDHIPTGDGTISAVQILAAIVDTGMTLSELKSGMEKYPQKLINVRTGLNKYPLEVEEVKLAIQAAEVELGDEGRILIRKSGTEPLIRVMTEGKDAKLIKEVAQKVAEKVAAHAE
- the secG gene encoding preprotein translocase subunit SecG — translated: MYEILIVVYLIIAIALVGLILIQQGKGADMGASFGAGASATLFGSSGSGNFLTKTTTFLATAFFILSIFLGSMTANSVKQEDEFSDLSVPTETAPAAQSELPSEIPVGDAPKTDGSDEVPVN
- the yegD gene encoding molecular chaperone, whose protein sequence is MIGFDYGTSNCAVATMQNGRPEMLTLGEHGKFMASSLYAPSRDVIANWLHKNINDAHQQTFLDSRRYLISKGQEALEDLRYDGIAEHLSFGKQALARYLEDPSEGYYIKSPKSFLGTSGLLPQQIVFFEHIVASMMAHVKNLVEKQLEREVTKVVIGRPINFQGRNSEQSNKQAIDVLTNAARHVGYKDIEFQFEPVAAGFEYEASLTKETRVLVVDIGGGTTDCSMLLMGPELKNKTDRSDALLGHSGLRVGGNDFDIQLALKGVMPNLGMNGKLKSGKPMPVNSYFKAVAINDVNAQTDFYSESNGRFLKQLMRDSEQPEILSRLLKAYDEKLSYQLVNSAEQAKIALTDASNVNIDLSYLTPSLAQNVDRELFLTASENQLNSIATLMTDAVQQGGVEPDVIFVTGGTAKSPVINEFIKSKFNNKPVVIGDHFGSVTAGLSRWAETIFN